The sequence below is a genomic window from Mycobacterium spongiae.
ACGGCGGCCAGGGCGCGGCCGGCGGTGCCGGCGGCACCGGCGGCGCCGGCGGGGCGACCGGCCTCGGTGCCGGCGGCACCCAGGGTGTCGGCGGCGCGGGCGGCGACGGCGGCACCGGCGGCCAAGGCGGTGCTGGGGGTGCCGGCACCGATAACAGCGCCAACGACGGCGTCGCGGGCGGGGCCGGCGGTAAAGGCGGCGTCGGCGGCACCGGCGGCGACGCCGGCCTCGGCGGCACCGGCTCGGCGGCGGGTGTTGATGGGTCGGCGGGTGATGGTGGCACCGGCGGTATCGGTGGCACCGGCGGTGCCGGTGGTGCGGGCACCGTGGGTGCTGCCGATGGCGGCGACGGCGGCCAGGGCGCGGCCGGCGGTGCCGGCGGGGCCGGCGGCGCCGGCGGGGCGACCGGCCTCGGTGCCGGCGGCACCCAGGGTGTCGGCGGCGCGGGCGGCGACGGCGGCACCGGCGGCCAAGGCGGTGCTGGGGGTGCCGGCACCGATAACAGCGCCAACGACGGCGTCGCGGGCGGGGCCGGCGGTAAAGGCGGCGTCGGCGGCACCGGCGGCGACGCCGGCCTCGGCGGCACCGGCTCGGCGGCGGGTGTTGATGGGTCGGCGGGTGATGGTGGCACCGGCGGTATCGGTGGCACCGGTGGTGCCGGTGGTGCGGGCACCGTGGGTGCTGCCGATGGCGGCGACGGCGGCCAGGGCGCGGCCGGCGGTGCCGGCGGCACCGGCGGCGCCGGCGGGGCGACCGGCCTCGGTGCCGGCGGCACCCAGGGTGTCGGTGGCGCGGGCGGCGACGGCGGCACCGGCGGCCAAGGCGGTGCTGGGGGTGCCGGCACCGATAACAGCGCCAACGACGGCGTCGCGGGCGGGGCCGGCGGTAAAGGCGGCGTCGGCGGCACCGGCGGCGACGCCGGCCTCGGCGGCACCGGCTCGGTCGCCGGCACCGACGGCAGCGCGGGTGATGGTGGCACCGGCGGTGCGGGTGGCACCGGCGGTGCCGGTGGTGCGGGCACCGTGGGTGCTGCCGATGGCGGCGACGGCGGCCAGGGCGCGGCCGGCGGTGCCGGCGGGGCCGGCGGCGCCGGCGGGGCGACCGGCCTCGGTGCCGGCGGCACCCAGGGTGTCGGCGGCGCGGGCGGCGACGGCGGCACCGGCGGCCAAGGCGGTGCTGGGGGTGCCGGCACCGATAACAGCGCCAACGACGGCGTCGCGGGCGGGGCCGGCGGTAAAGGCGGCGTCGGCGGCACCGGCGGCGACGCCGGCCTCGGCGGCACCGGCTCGGTCGCCGGCACCGACGGCAGCGCGGGTGATGGTGGCACCGGCGGTGCGGGTGGCACCGGCGGTGCCGGTGGTGCGGGCACCGTGGGTGCTGCCGATGGCGGCGACGGCGGCCAGGGCGCGGCCGGCGGTGCCGGCGGCACCGGCGGCGCCGGCGGGGCGACCGGCCTCGGTGCCGGCGGCACCCAGGGTGCCGGCGGCGCGGGCGGCGACGGCGGCACCGGCGGCCAAGGCGGCACCGGCGGTGCCGGCACCGATAACAGCGCCAACGACGGCGTCGCGGGCGGGGCCGGCGGTAAAGGCGGCGTCGGCGGCACCGGCGGCGACGCCGGCCTCGGCGGCACCGGCTCGGTCGCCGGCACCGACGGCAGCGCGGGTGATGGCGGCACCGGCGGCCAAGGCGGCACCGGCGGCGACGGCGGCACCGGCAAAGCCGGCGCGGCCGGCAAGGGCAACGGCGGCGACGGCGGCGACGGCGGTCAAGGCGCGGCCGGCGGCGCCGGCGGCGACGGCGGTAAAGGCGGCGCCGCCGGTGTGGGCATGGGCGGCACCCAAGGCGTCGGCGGCCAAGGCGGCACCGGCGGCGACGGCGGCACCGGCGGCGACGGCGGCGATGGCAGCAACGGCAAGGGCATCACTGCGAAGGCGGGGGGTGACGGCGGCACAGGCGGCCAGGGCGGTACCGGCGGCGCGGCCGGCCAAGGCGGCAGCGGCTCTACCGCGGGCGCGATCGGTACCGGCGGCACCGGCGGCGAAGGCGGGATCGGAGGCGATGGCGGCAAGGGCGGCCACGGCCCGACCAGCAACGCCCCCGGCGGCGTCGGCGGAGCCGGCGGCGATGGTGGGACCGGCGGAACCGGCGGCGCCGGCGACGGCACCAACGGTGGCGGAACCGGCGGCAAAGGCGGCGCGGCCGGCGACGGCGGCACCGGAGGCGATGGCGGCGAGATCGGCGGCCCCGGCGGCACCGGAGGCGCGGCCGGCACCGGCGGCACCGGCGGCACCGGCGGCAGCGGCGGCGGCGACGGCGGCGAGGGTGGTATCGGCGGCGACGGCGGCAAGGGCGGCATCGGCGACCCCCGGGTTGGTGGTTCAGGCGGTGACGGCGGCGACGGCGGCATGGGCGGTGCGGCCGGTGCCGGCGGTGCGGGCGGCAACGCGGGTGCTGGCGGCAACGGTGACGGCGGTGACGGCGGCAAGGGCGGCACCGGTGGCACTGGCGGCGAAGGTGGCGAAGCCGAACCCGGAGTGCCTATCGCGTCCGGCGGCACCGGCGGCGACGGCGCCGTCGGCGGTAAAGGCGGCGCGGGCGGCACCGGCACCGGAGCCGGCTCCGGCGGGACCGGCGGCGCCGGCGGCGACGGCGGCGACGGCGGTAAAGGCGGCGCCGGCTGGACTGGTGACCCCGGTGACCCCGGCAGCAGTGGTGGCTCGGGAGGCAGCGGCACGAGCGGCGTCGGCACCACCGGTGGCGACGGCGGCACCGGCGGCACCGCCGGCACCGGCGGCGCCGGCGGCCTCTGAGTACCGTCGTCGTTCGTGCGGAGCGCAGCCGAGTATCGGCCTGGCGGCAGCCCCAAAGGACTGCTCAACCAGCCTCGTGGCGTTCAGCGTTTCAAGGGCAGCGCCACCCGAACATGCGTACCCGCAGGCGCTTCCAGGAAGACGAACGTGCCACCGGCCGCATCGACGCGGGCGCGATGCGACGCCAAGCCAATGTGGCCCTCACCCAGACGGCGCGCCATCGTGTCCCCAGTGACGCCGACACCGTCATCGGCCACGTTCGCCACGCACATCCCGTCGGTGATCGCCAGTCGCACAGCAGCGTGGCGAGCCCGTGAATGCTGCGCCACATTGGACAACAGCTCGCGCACCACGCCGAACATGATGGGGTCGATCGCGCTGCGAATGGGGTAGTCGATGTCGGTCGAAATCGCGATACCCGAACGCTGCGCCGTGAAAGCCGCCAGTTGCTCGACGGCGGCGCCCAACCCTACCTGTTCGAGAACAGCGGGATGCAGCTCAAAAGTGGCCTGCCGCAGGTGCTCCGAAGCGGCCTGCAGCCCGGCCATGGCGTGCTGGACTCGCTCGTCACCGGGAAACGCCGCGTCCAGCTCGATAAGGTCCTGGCGTGCTGCCAGCACGTCTTGCAGTGGCCCATCATGAATGGCTTCCGAGATCCGACGCTGCATCACCTCCGATGCGGTCATCGTGTGAGCCAGCAGCTCCTCCCGCAGCGCGCTGAGGCCGGCGACGGAACGCACATGCCGCTCCTCGATGCTGACCACCACCAACGCCGTTGCGCACAGAAACGTGTAGAGGGCGAACAGAAAAAGGGTATGCCGCCAATCCGCCTCGCCCAGAAGCACTTCGTCATGAACTCCAGCGAGGGCGAATCCGACGAGGGTTAACGCCAGCACCAACGCCGCTCGACGCGCCGAGACATCGACACCCACGAGGACCGGCAGCAAGGTCATGATCAGCAATGGATAGATCCCGGCAGTGGACAGCAGTTGAAATGCCGTCAATGCCACCAGGTCGATGGCGATGAAGGCCAACGGTTCCCATCGGCCCACTCGCCCCAATCGGCCCCCGCCGATCCGGCTCCGGGCTCGCGGAGAAGCCAGCACCAGAGCGCACACCGCGGCGAATCCGTACAAGCCGACCAACGCGGTTTGCCGTGCCCATTCGTGTTGGGCGGTCCCCAGGAGCATGGCGCCCACCATGAACGCCAGGACGCCGAGTCGAAGTACCGACACGATCTGATAAGAGCGCGACCGGTGGCGTTCGCGCACGCGAACCAGTTCTACGTCGATGGTCTTCGCCACCGGAATACCGTACTCATAGATCCTGCCGCATGCCTCGCAGCCGCCACTGACGAACGGAGCCAGAGATGGTTGGCTGGGGGCATGACTCGACAGGTAGGGACGCTCACGGTCCCGGGTGGCAACGTCTGGTTCAAGCGCGCCGGCGGCGGTCCCGGTCTGCCGGTGCTTGTGGTGCACGGCGGCCCGGGCCTACCACACGGCTACCTGAGTTCCCTGGAACGGTTGGCCGATGAGCGCGAGGTTGTTTTCTGGGATCAGCTTGGTTGCGGCAACTCCGAATCTCCGTCGAACGTCGATCTCTGGACGATGGAGCGCTCGCTGGCCGAGATGGACGCGGTGGTGCGCGCTCTTGACCTGAACA
It includes:
- a CDS encoding sensor histidine kinase, encoding MAKTIDVELVRVRERHRSRSYQIVSVLRLGVLAFMVGAMLLGTAQHEWARQTALVGLYGFAAVCALVLASPRARSRIGGGRLGRVGRWEPLAFIAIDLVALTAFQLLSTAGIYPLLIMTLLPVLVGVDVSARRAALVLALTLVGFALAGVHDEVLLGEADWRHTLFLFALYTFLCATALVVVSIEERHVRSVAGLSALREELLAHTMTASEVMQRRISEAIHDGPLQDVLAARQDLIELDAAFPGDERVQHAMAGLQAASEHLRQATFELHPAVLEQVGLGAAVEQLAAFTAQRSGIAISTDIDYPIRSAIDPIMFGVVRELLSNVAQHSRARHAAVRLAITDGMCVANVADDGVGVTGDTMARRLGEGHIGLASHRARVDAAGGTFVFLEAPAGTHVRVALPLKR